One Lycium barbarum isolate Lr01 chromosome 5, ASM1917538v2, whole genome shotgun sequence genomic window carries:
- the LOC132639928 gene encoding uncharacterized protein LOC132639928: protein MIDKSWIKKPIRSNEFSDGVVQFLNFAFSNASVDGKIVCPCIICGFKVMCNRADVFGHLLQKGFPEKYTCWYMHGEKHVQSIVESISPVQDEPVRQYPMHDMLNDAFGVFDNDFQDSGPSNLPNNDHPGGAEDNGQEERDKIKELLEDGNQELYDGCAKYSKLSFMVHFYHIKVLCSATDKTFSMILDLLKDAFPHAKLPSSFYESKKMIKRLGLGYDKIDACPNHCMLYWGSSEDKKRNKCKKCNTSRYNSNENDVGANIVIDDQQKKKPKPAKVLRYFPLIPRLRRLYMCSKTAELLKWHATNANPDELLRHPRDGKAWKHFDSFYPDFTSETRNVGLALATDGFNPFGNLSSNVSIWPVMLYIYNYLPWCFMKQTSLVMSMIIPGPKMPGNSIDVYLQPLVAELKQLWSGVPAYDSSTKEMFQLCAALMWTISDFPGLDNLSGWNTHTSLACPSCNFNTESLRLKFGRKNCFMGHRRYLPHDHKYRYNKQSFNGFEDRRPAPIPPSGSTMLRQIEESRKRPRDCSTSEVGPDQWKKKSIFWDLPYWKNNLIRHCLDMMHVEKNVCDNI, encoded by the coding sequence ATGATTGACAAGAGTTGGATTAAGAAGCCAATTAGATCAAATGAATTCTCAGATGGTGTAGTCCAATTTTTGAACTTTGCCTTTTCGAATGCATCTGTAGATGGAAAAATTGTATGTCCTTGCATTATATGTGGATTTAAAGTTATGTGCAATAGAGCTGATGTGTTTGGTCATCTCCTTCAAAAGGGGTTTCCAGAAAAGTACACATGTTGGTATATGCATGGGGAAAAGCATGTTCAATCTATCGTAGAATCAATATCCCCGGTACAAGATGAGCCGGTTAGACAATATCCGATGCATGATATGTTGAATGATGCTTTTGGTGTCTTTGATAATGACTTTCAAGATTCTGGTCCATCAAATCTACCAAATAATGACCATCCTGGGGGTGCTGAAGATAATGGTCAAGAAGAGAGGGACAAAATTAAGGAGTTGTTAGAGGATGGGAATCAAGAACTTTATGATGGTTGTGCAAAATATAGTAAATTGTCATTCATGGTTCATTTTTATCATATTAAGGTCTTATGTAGTGCAACTGATAAAACATTTTCAATGATTCTTGACCTTTTAAAGGATGCTTTTCCCCATGCGAAACTACCATCATCATTTTATGAGTCAAAAAAGATGATTAAGAGGTTAGGTTTGGGCTATGATAAGATTGATGCATGTCCGAACCATTGCATGTTATATTGGGGATCATCCGAGGATAAGAAGAGAAATAAATGCAAGAAGTGCAATACATCCAGATATAATTCAAATGAAAATGATGTTGGTGCAAATATTGTGATTGATGACCAACAGAAAAAGAAACCAAAGCCAGCAAAAGTATTGCGGTACTTTCCACTTATACCTAGGCTGAGAAGGTTATACATGTGCTCAAAAACTGCAGAACTCTTGAAGTGGCATGCTACAAATGCTAACCCAGATGAGTTATTACGACATCCTAGAGATGGAAAAGCGTGGAAACATTTTGATTCATTCTATCCAGATTTTACTTCAGAGACCCGTAATGTGGGACTTGCTTTAGCTACAGACGGTTTCAATCCTTTTGGAAATCTAAGTTCCAATGTTAGCATTTGGCCTGTGATGTTGTATATTTATAACTATCTTCCATGGTGTTTTATGAAGCAAACTTCTCTTGTCATGTCTATGATAATTCCTGGTCCTAAAATGCCTGGAAATAGCATTGATGTTTACTTGCAACCTCTAGTCGCTGAGTTAAAACAGTTGTGGAGCGGTGTACCTGCTTATGATTCCTCAACTAAAGAAATGTTTCAATTGTGTGCTGCATTGATGTGGACCATAAGTGATTTTCCAGGTCTTGACAACTTGTCTGGGTGGAATACACATACATCGCTTGCTTGTCCATCATGTAATTTTAACACGGAATCTCTAAGGCTAAAGTTTGGTAGGAAAAATTGCTTTATGGGACATCGTCGTTATTTGCCACATGATCACAAGTATAGGTACAATAAGCAGTCCTTTAATGGTTTTGAAGACCGTAGACCTGCCCCTATCCCACCCTCAGGTTCAACCATGTTAAGGCAAATTGAGGAGAGTCGGAAGAGACCGCGTGATTGTTCTACAAGTGAGGTTGGCCCGGATCAATGGAAGAAAAAGAGTATTTTTTGGGATTTACCTTATTGGAAGAACAATCTTATTCGTCATTGCCTTGACATGATGCACGTAGAGAAGAATGTTTGTGACAATATATAG